In the genome of Pseudarthrobacter sp. IC2-21, one region contains:
- a CDS encoding TatD family hydrolase: MCNPLIPAAYRAAAADTPAGSAQQKRPDYPPAPEPLPVPVMDNHTHFGFPDGESPVAIAAALDAAETVGVQGAIQVGTDLESSRFTVQAVDSDSRLLGAVALHPNDAPDYAGRGELEEALAEIERLAAHPRIRAIGETGLDFFRTEGEGLAHQRYSFRRHIDIAKRLNLTLQIHDRDAHHDVVQVLREEGAPERVVFHCFSGDEELARICNEAGWYMSFAGTLTFKNAANLRAALAVADPDLVLVETDAPFLTPHPHRGRPNASYMVPYTVRAMADLTGTDLAGLCGTIAQNTVRAYGSWA, from the coding sequence ATGTGCAATCCGCTGATTCCCGCCGCCTACCGCGCCGCCGCGGCCGACACTCCGGCCGGTTCCGCCCAGCAGAAACGCCCGGACTATCCGCCGGCACCGGAACCTCTCCCGGTCCCGGTGATGGACAACCACACACACTTCGGTTTTCCCGACGGCGAGAGCCCGGTGGCCATTGCCGCGGCCTTGGACGCGGCCGAGACCGTGGGGGTGCAGGGTGCCATCCAAGTGGGCACGGACCTTGAATCATCCAGGTTCACCGTCCAGGCTGTTGACTCGGACAGCCGGTTGCTGGGGGCGGTGGCCCTCCACCCCAACGATGCCCCCGACTATGCCGGGCGCGGTGAGCTGGAGGAAGCGCTGGCGGAGATTGAACGGTTGGCGGCGCATCCCCGGATCCGGGCCATTGGAGAGACCGGCCTTGATTTCTTCCGCACGGAGGGGGAGGGCCTGGCCCATCAGCGCTATTCGTTCCGCCGGCACATCGACATTGCCAAGCGGCTGAACCTGACCCTGCAGATCCATGACCGGGACGCGCATCACGACGTCGTCCAGGTGCTTCGGGAGGAGGGGGCCCCGGAGCGGGTGGTGTTCCACTGCTTCTCCGGCGATGAGGAGCTTGCCAGGATCTGCAATGAGGCGGGCTGGTACATGTCCTTCGCGGGAACACTGACATTCAAGAACGCCGCCAATCTTCGGGCCGCACTCGCCGTGGCGGACCCGGACCTGGTCCTGGTGGAAACCGACGCTCCGTTCCTCACCCCGCACCCGCACCGGGGCCGTCCGAACGCCAGTTACATGGTGCCCTACACCGTCCGGGCCATGGCCGACTTGACAGGAACGGACCTCGCCGGGCTCTGCGGGACGATCGCCCAAAATACCGTGCGCGCGTACGGTTCCTGGGCCTGA